The following proteins are encoded in a genomic region of Chryseobacterium cucumeris:
- the metQ gene encoding methionine ABC transporter substrate-binding lipoprotein MetQ, with amino-acid sequence MKKIKIFGLVAAGILLFSACSGRKDDPNFIRVGITYGPEQEIAEVAKKVAKDKYNLEVELIPFNDYVVPNEALTNGDIDANAFQHIPYLTEQSKQRGYNLAPVGNTFVYPIVAYSKKIKNVGELQEGNTIVIPNDPTNGGRSLLLLQKSGLLKLKDGVGLLPKVTDITKNPKQLKIMEIEGAQIPRVLDDRDVVVGVINNNFAAQAGLDQEKQGILVEDKDSPYVNVVVARQDNKNSQKVKNFVKAYQSPEVEKKAKEIFKGGAVKGWD; translated from the coding sequence ATGAAAAAAATAAAGATTTTTGGTTTAGTGGCCGCCGGAATATTGCTGTTCAGTGCCTGTTCGGGAAGAAAGGATGATCCGAACTTTATCCGTGTAGGGATCACGTATGGCCCAGAGCAGGAAATTGCTGAAGTAGCTAAAAAAGTGGCTAAAGATAAGTACAATCTTGAAGTGGAACTGATCCCTTTCAACGATTATGTAGTTCCCAATGAAGCCCTGACTAACGGGGATATTGATGCCAATGCCTTCCAGCATATTCCTTATTTAACGGAACAGTCCAAGCAGAGAGGTTATAACCTTGCTCCTGTAGGCAATACATTTGTGTATCCTATTGTAGCCTATTCAAAAAAAATTAAAAACGTTGGTGAATTACAGGAAGGCAACACGATTGTTATTCCCAATGATCCTACCAACGGAGGACGTTCTTTACTGCTTCTGCAAAAAAGTGGTTTGCTGAAATTGAAAGATGGTGTGGGACTTCTTCCCAAAGTAACAGATATTACAAAAAACCCGAAACAACTGAAAATCATGGAGATCGAAGGTGCTCAGATTCCAAGAGTTTTGGATGACAGAGATGTTGTTGTGGGGGTAATTAATAATAATTTTGCAGCACAGGCAGGTCTGGATCAGGAAAAGCAAGGTATTCTTGTGGAAGATAAAGATTCTCCTTATGTGAATGTGGTAGTCGCCAGACAGGATAATAAAAACAGCCAGAAAGTAAAAAACTTTGTAAAAGCCTATCAGTCTCCGGAAGTGGAAAAGAAAGCTAAGGAAATCTTCAAAGGAGGTGCTGTGAAAGGATGGGATTGA
- a CDS encoding methionine ABC transporter ATP-binding protein: MIEIRNISKTFHQKKQSFKALDKVSLTIDKGDIVGIIGFSGAGKSTLIRTVNLLERPDEGQIIINGKDFTKLSSQQLAEERKKIGMIFQHFNLLSSRTVFDNVALPLELDHTSKDEINRKVNELLKIVGLEDKANDYPKSLSGGQKQRVAIARALANDPHLLLCDEATSALDPATTQSILQLLRDINQRLGITILLITHEMEVIKSVCNHVAVIDKGKLLTKGTLSEIISDKEHPIIRQFINSDIMTLPQELSSRLQKEPKEGLFPLVEIELNENISVEQILSTLYSQYKIPYKLLKADVEYFGNSNFGKLLLQLQGETEENQQAIYYFNQNKIQNTVKGYA; this comes from the coding sequence ATGATAGAAATCAGAAACATATCAAAAACATTTCATCAGAAAAAACAGTCTTTCAAAGCACTGGATAAGGTAAGTCTTACTATAGATAAAGGAGATATCGTAGGAATTATCGGTTTTTCAGGTGCAGGAAAAAGTACGCTGATCCGTACCGTAAATCTATTGGAAAGACCGGATGAAGGACAAATTATTATTAATGGAAAGGATTTCACAAAGCTCAGTTCCCAACAACTGGCTGAGGAGCGTAAAAAAATCGGAATGATCTTCCAGCATTTCAATCTTCTTTCTTCAAGAACTGTTTTTGATAATGTAGCGCTTCCTCTGGAACTGGATCATACCAGCAAGGACGAAATCAACAGAAAAGTAAACGAACTCCTGAAGATCGTAGGCCTTGAAGATAAAGCCAATGATTATCCAAAAAGCCTTTCCGGAGGACAGAAACAGAGAGTCGCGATAGCAAGGGCTCTGGCCAATGATCCTCACCTTCTGCTTTGTGATGAAGCAACCAGCGCACTGGATCCGGCAACAACACAGTCTATTCTGCAGCTTTTAAGAGATATCAATCAGAGACTGGGAATTACCATCCTTTTAATTACCCACGAAATGGAAGTCATCAAATCGGTCTGCAACCACGTTGCTGTGATCGACAAAGGAAAATTATTAACAAAAGGAACTTTAAGCGAGATTATTTCGGATAAAGAACACCCGATCATCCGCCAGTTCATCAATTCAGACATCATGACTCTGCCACAGGAACTCAGCAGCAGACTGCAGAAAGAACCAAAAGAAGGTTTATTTCCGCTGGTCGAAATAGAACTTAACGAAAACATCAGTGTTGAACAGATTCTTTCAACACTATACAGCCAATATAAAATCCCTTATAAATTGTTAAAGGCAGATGTAGAATATTTTGGAAATTCCAATTTCGGTAAACTACTTTTACAGCTTCAGGGTGAGACTGAAGAAAACCAGCAGGCGATCTATTATTTCAACCAAAATAAAATTCAAAATACAGTAAAAGGATATGCTTAG
- a CDS encoding EamA family transporter, protein MSNSKNKWLIPLAFTNIYVIWGITFLAISFGLKGFPPFILSGLRFLVAGILMISYLLSKGEKANSLINWKKNAITGILILTGGTGLVAWGEQYVTASEAAISIATGPFWFIAIDKKNWKYYFSDKFIPIGLIIGFVGLIMFLKGSVNSNAHALADGNLRITAFVVLGLSSIAWVLGSLYSKKNPASQSTFMNIAQQLIVAGLASFIIAFFRREWTDFSVSAVPLSAWFGVLFLIFFGSIVAYLSYIWLLSVKPAALVSTHTYINPIVTVIAGWIVAHQSINGGQLYGLFIILLGVLLTNVTKYFRLSKRAKVKIRRVRRFLNRTGRRYQPI, encoded by the coding sequence ATGAGCAATTCTAAAAACAAATGGTTAATTCCATTGGCGTTTACAAACATCTATGTGATATGGGGAATTACGTTTTTAGCTATTTCATTTGGCTTAAAAGGATTTCCGCCATTCATTCTTTCGGGGTTAAGATTTCTGGTTGCCGGAATTCTGATGATAAGCTATCTTCTCTCTAAAGGGGAAAAAGCAAATTCTCTGATCAACTGGAAGAAAAATGCCATAACCGGTATTCTTATTCTTACCGGAGGAACCGGGCTTGTTGCCTGGGGAGAACAGTATGTAACGGCTTCTGAGGCGGCCATTTCTATTGCAACAGGACCATTTTGGTTCATTGCTATCGATAAGAAAAACTGGAAATATTATTTTTCGGATAAATTCATTCCGATAGGATTGATTATCGGTTTCGTAGGGCTGATTATGTTTTTAAAGGGCAGTGTAAATTCTAATGCCCATGCATTGGCAGATGGAAACCTGCGTATTACTGCGTTTGTGGTATTAGGACTAAGCTCCATTGCCTGGGTATTGGGTTCATTATATTCAAAGAAAAATCCGGCTTCCCAATCTACGTTTATGAATATTGCCCAACAGCTTATCGTAGCGGGATTAGCCTCTTTCATTATCGCCTTTTTCAGAAGAGAATGGACTGATTTTTCAGTTTCTGCGGTTCCATTATCGGCATGGTTTGGGGTTCTATTTTTGATCTTCTTTGGATCGATAGTCGCTTATTTGTCGTACATTTGGCTTCTGTCCGTAAAACCCGCTGCTTTGGTAAGCACCCATACCTACATCAATCCTATTGTAACCGTGATTGCAGGCTGGATTGTTGCCCACCAAAGCATCAATGGAGGTCAGCTGTATGGTTTATTCATCATATTGCTGGGAGTACTTCTAACCAATGTCACCAAGTATTTCAGACTTTCAAAACGGGCCAAGGTCAAAATCAGAAGAGTAAGGAGATTTTTAAACAGAACGGGCAGAAGATATCAGCCTATTTAA
- a CDS encoding VOC family protein translates to MKLITGLHHVTAITGNAQENIDFYTGVLGLRLVKKTVNFDYSDVYHFYFGDEYGTPGTIMTTFPYGKDLINGRHGKGMLNTTAFSVSIDALDYWMNRLEQFNIPFKQPQQRFSDEVFIYLEDFDGLGLELVFNDKDERKGYYNGYIPKYYAIKGIHHVEIWQDAYERTAALLTTQMDHKVIKESPDRLRLGTENMPGKYVDLLSTPNALKGLAGRGTVHHVAFATPDAESQLEMVKRLNTYGLEHTEVKDRKYFTSVYFKEPGGVLFEIATSGPGFDVDEEAAFLGEDLQLPLQFEKRRERLKEVLPKIDYPTEKFR, encoded by the coding sequence ATGAAACTTATCACAGGATTGCATCACGTTACGGCAATTACCGGCAATGCACAGGAAAATATAGATTTTTATACCGGAGTTTTGGGGCTTCGATTGGTCAAAAAAACAGTCAATTTTGATTATTCAGATGTTTATCATTTTTATTTCGGTGACGAGTACGGAACACCTGGAACGATTATGACTACTTTTCCCTATGGTAAAGATCTGATCAATGGCAGACATGGAAAAGGAATGCTTAACACCACTGCTTTTTCAGTTTCTATAGATGCCCTGGATTATTGGATGAACCGTCTGGAACAGTTTAATATTCCCTTCAAACAGCCGCAGCAAAGATTTTCTGATGAAGTTTTCATTTATCTTGAAGATTTTGACGGACTGGGATTGGAATTGGTTTTTAATGATAAAGACGAAAGAAAAGGTTATTATAATGGTTATATTCCAAAATATTATGCCATCAAAGGGATTCATCATGTGGAAATCTGGCAGGATGCTTATGAAAGAACAGCAGCACTTCTGACCACCCAGATGGATCATAAAGTGATCAAAGAAAGCCCTGACCGATTGAGACTGGGAACAGAAAATATGCCGGGGAAATATGTAGATCTGCTTTCTACCCCAAATGCTTTAAAAGGTTTAGCAGGAAGAGGTACCGTTCATCATGTGGCTTTTGCTACTCCCGACGCAGAGTCCCAGCTGGAAATGGTAAAGAGACTCAACACATACGGATTGGAGCATACCGAAGTGAAAGACAGAAAATATTTTACTTCCGTATATTTTAAAGAACCGGGAGGCGTTTTGTTTGAAATAGCAACTTCAGGCCCAGGGTTCGACGTGGATGAAGAAGCTGCATTTTTAGGTGAAGATCTGCAATTGCCGCTACAGTTTGAAAAAAGAAGAGAACGTTTGAAAGAAGTTCTTCCCAAAATCGATTATCCAACAGAAAAATTCAGATAG
- a CDS encoding glycoside hydrolase family 3 C-terminal domain-containing protein: MAQTNTTIPVYLDESKPVEQRIQDALSRMTLEEKVAMLHAQSKFSSPGVPRLGIPEFWTTDGPHGVRPEVMWDEWDQAGWTNDSIIAYPALTALSATWNKKMSWNYGKALGEEARYRKKDILLGPGVNIYRTPLNGRNFEYMGEDPYLTSKMVVPYIKGVQSNGVATSVKHFALNNQEMFRHTSNVNVDDRALYEIYLPAFKAAVTEGDSWTIMGAYDMYKGQYASQNQYLLNDILKKEWNYKGVVVSDWGAVNNTEQAIHNGLDLEFGSWTNGLSAGTKNAYDNYYLAKPYLDLIKAGKVGTKELDDKVTRLLRLAYKTTMNRNKPFGNIASEEHKAIAKEIGEEGIVLLKNQGNILPIDLNKAKKIAVIGENAIKIMTVGGGSSSLKVKYETLPLDGIKSRFGKQADVQYARGYVGDIGGEYNGVKSGQDLKDTRSEAELLNEAIELAKKSDYVIFVGGLNKADFQDSEGNDRKSYGLPYNQDQIISALAKANKNLAVVLVSGNAVAMPWIKEVPTVVQAWYLGSEAGNSIAAILAGDANPSGKLPFTFPVKLEDNAAHQLGEYPGQKDELAAGKGKDQKNPINITYNESIFVGYRWHDTKNIKPLFSFGHGLSYTTFEFGKAKADQTTISQDGKITFTVTVKNTGKKAGAEVAQLYISDLKSSVPRPAKELKGFEKIYLNPGEQKEVTFTIDKTALSYFDAQKHDWVAEPGDFEALIGNSSDAIKTKVKFTLK; this comes from the coding sequence ATGGCTCAGACTAATACTACCATTCCTGTTTATCTGGATGAATCCAAACCTGTTGAACAGCGCATTCAGGATGCACTATCAAGAATGACCCTGGAAGAAAAAGTGGCTATGCTTCACGCACAGTCCAAATTCAGTTCACCGGGTGTTCCGAGATTGGGAATTCCTGAATTCTGGACTACAGATGGCCCGCACGGGGTTCGTCCTGAAGTAATGTGGGACGAATGGGATCAGGCCGGATGGACCAACGATTCTATTATCGCCTACCCTGCCCTGACTGCTTTATCCGCAACCTGGAACAAAAAAATGTCATGGAACTATGGGAAAGCATTGGGTGAAGAAGCCCGCTACAGAAAAAAAGATATTCTTCTGGGACCTGGAGTTAATATTTACAGAACTCCACTAAACGGCAGAAATTTTGAATACATGGGTGAAGATCCTTATCTGACATCCAAGATGGTGGTTCCTTATATTAAAGGTGTGCAATCTAACGGAGTGGCAACTTCTGTAAAACATTTTGCTCTGAACAATCAGGAAATGTTCCGTCATACAAGCAATGTGAATGTGGATGACAGAGCATTGTATGAAATTTACCTTCCTGCCTTTAAAGCAGCGGTAACAGAAGGTGATTCGTGGACGATCATGGGAGCTTACGACATGTATAAAGGCCAGTATGCCAGCCAGAATCAATATCTTTTAAATGATATTTTAAAGAAAGAATGGAATTATAAAGGCGTAGTGGTATCCGACTGGGGTGCTGTAAACAATACAGAACAAGCTATCCACAATGGTCTTGATCTTGAATTCGGCTCATGGACCAACGGACTTTCTGCAGGAACTAAAAATGCCTATGACAATTATTATCTGGCAAAGCCTTACCTTGATTTGATTAAAGCAGGAAAAGTAGGAACTAAAGAATTGGATGACAAAGTAACAAGATTACTTCGTCTTGCCTACAAAACAACGATGAACCGCAACAAGCCTTTCGGAAATATTGCTTCTGAAGAGCATAAAGCCATTGCCAAAGAAATCGGAGAAGAAGGAATTGTTTTATTGAAAAATCAGGGGAATATTCTTCCGATTGATCTTAATAAGGCTAAAAAAATAGCGGTTATTGGTGAAAATGCCATCAAAATAATGACTGTTGGCGGTGGTTCTTCATCTTTAAAAGTGAAATATGAAACACTTCCTTTAGACGGAATCAAATCCAGATTCGGAAAACAGGCTGATGTACAGTACGCAAGAGGCTATGTAGGAGATATCGGAGGAGAATATAACGGAGTAAAATCCGGACAGGATTTAAAAGACACCCGATCTGAGGCTGAATTATTGAATGAAGCCATAGAATTGGCAAAAAAATCAGATTACGTCATTTTCGTAGGCGGACTGAACAAAGCGGACTTCCAGGACAGTGAAGGAAACGACAGAAAAAGCTATGGACTGCCTTACAATCAGGATCAAATCATCTCTGCTCTGGCCAAAGCGAACAAAAACCTTGCTGTGGTTTTAGTTTCCGGAAATGCAGTGGCCATGCCGTGGATCAAAGAAGTTCCAACGGTTGTACAAGCCTGGTATCTTGGATCCGAGGCCGGAAATTCTATTGCAGCCATTTTAGCAGGAGATGCCAACCCATCAGGAAAACTTCCGTTTACATTTCCGGTAAAACTTGAAGACAATGCAGCACACCAGCTTGGAGAATATCCGGGGCAGAAAGATGAGTTAGCTGCAGGAAAAGGAAAAGACCAGAAAAATCCTATCAATATTACGTACAACGAAAGCATTTTTGTAGGGTATCGCTGGCATGATACCAAAAATATAAAACCACTGTTCAGCTTCGGGCATGGTTTGAGCTACACTACTTTTGAATTCGGAAAAGCAAAAGCAGACCAGACTACTATTTCACAGGATGGTAAAATCACATTTACAGTAACCGTTAAAAATACAGGTAAAAAGGCAGGTGCTGAAGTGGCGCAGCTTTATATCAGTGATTTAAAATCTTCTGTTCCACGCCCTGCAAAAGAATTGAAAGGTTTTGAAAAAATATACCTGAATCCGGGAGAACAGAAAGAAGTGACTTTCACCATTGATAAAACGGCTTTAAGTTATTTTGATGCTCAAAAACACGATTGGGTAGCTGAGCCCGGAGACTTTGAAGCTCTTATTGGAAATTCTTCAGATGCCATTAAAACCAAAGTGAAATTTACTCTTAAATAG
- a CDS encoding GNAT family N-acetyltransferase has translation MERTEIVLEGRKGEIQLFSDDHKAGKMDISVIGKKLTVYHTEVNPEYEGKGFAKILLERLVSYARENDLKILPLCPYVHAQFKRHPEEYNDVWLKEEL, from the coding sequence ATGGAAAGAACAGAAATAGTTTTAGAAGGAAGAAAAGGAGAGATTCAGCTTTTCTCAGACGATCATAAAGCAGGTAAAATGGACATATCAGTTATAGGAAAAAAACTGACCGTTTACCATACCGAAGTAAATCCGGAATATGAAGGAAAAGGCTTTGCCAAAATCTTACTGGAAAGACTGGTTTCCTACGCAAGAGAAAATGATTTGAAAATTCTACCGCTATGTCCTTATGTTCACGCTCAGTTCAAACGTCATCCGGAAGAATATAATGATGTATGGTTGAAGGAAGAACTGTAG
- a CDS encoding ring-cleaving dioxygenase: MDNRILGLHHITAIADNAKRNLDFYTKVLGVRLVKKTVNFDDPGTYHFYFGNENGTPGTILTFFPWEGIGKGTNGSGMATHIGYSVPKGSLDFWKNHLQNLNVTTEEGEIFGEKMISFKDPDGLQLQLIEPLVEDNRKVWTTDDIKDENALKGFHNVTLTLKKADPTIKVLTDILGYDLQKQEGERYRLATDAIDTANIVDIIENDTISAGRNAAGTNHHIAFRVKDDNVLMEYREKALSAGLSITPKINRDYFYSLYFREPGGVLFEIATDNPGFTVDEPLEELGTNLKLPVQYQGMREKIEGVLPNLS; the protein is encoded by the coding sequence ATGGACAATAGAATTTTAGGTCTGCATCATATTACTGCTATTGCAGACAACGCCAAAAGAAATTTAGATTTTTATACCAAAGTTTTAGGCGTAAGACTGGTAAAGAAAACTGTAAATTTTGATGATCCGGGAACGTATCATTTTTATTTCGGAAATGAAAACGGAACTCCGGGAACCATTCTTACATTCTTTCCGTGGGAAGGAATAGGAAAAGGAACCAATGGAAGCGGAATGGCTACTCATATCGGATATTCTGTACCGAAAGGAAGTCTTGACTTTTGGAAAAACCATTTACAAAACCTTAATGTAACCACGGAAGAAGGCGAAATATTCGGAGAAAAGATGATTTCTTTTAAAGATCCGGACGGACTTCAGTTACAGTTAATAGAACCATTAGTTGAAGACAACAGAAAAGTATGGACCACGGATGATATCAAAGATGAAAATGCATTAAAAGGTTTTCACAATGTCACTCTAACCTTAAAAAAAGCAGATCCTACCATTAAAGTTCTGACCGATATTTTAGGATATGATTTGCAGAAACAGGAGGGAGAAAGATACAGATTAGCAACTGATGCTATTGATACCGCTAATATTGTTGATATTATTGAAAATGACACCATTTCGGCAGGTAGAAATGCAGCTGGAACCAATCACCATATTGCATTCAGAGTAAAAGATGATAATGTTTTGATGGAATATCGTGAGAAAGCCTTATCCGCAGGACTAAGCATCACACCAAAAATCAACAGAGATTATTTCTACTCACTGTACTTCCGTGAGCCGGGTGGAGTTTTATTTGAAATTGCAACCGATAATCCTGGATTCACTGTAGATGAGCCTTTGGAAGAGTTGGGAACCAACCTTAAACTTCCTGTTCAATACCAAGGAATGCGTGAGAAAATAGAAGGAGTATTGCCGAACTTATCATAG
- a CDS encoding alpha/beta hydrolase, translating to MSHTLNIKTAGIPLNQAEKALIMIHGRGGSAQDILSLSQHLNVKDYALLAPQALNHSWYPFSFIAPVEQNEPWLSSALEMVEETVKAVVNSGIKPENIYFFGFSQGACLTLEFLARNAQKFGGAAAIIGGVIGDKINRENYKGDFAGTPVFLGTSNPDFHVPVERVYATANILREMNAEVTEKVYANFGHSINEEEIEIANSVIFK from the coding sequence ATGAGTCATACTTTAAATATAAAAACAGCAGGAATACCCTTAAATCAGGCGGAAAAAGCTTTGATCATGATTCACGGACGCGGAGGAAGTGCTCAGGATATTCTGAGTTTATCCCAGCATTTGAATGTAAAAGACTATGCACTTCTAGCCCCACAGGCTTTGAATCACAGCTGGTATCCTTTTTCATTTATAGCTCCGGTGGAACAAAACGAACCGTGGTTATCATCAGCTCTTGAAATGGTTGAAGAAACGGTAAAAGCGGTTGTCAATTCAGGAATAAAACCTGAAAATATATACTTTTTCGGATTTTCCCAGGGAGCCTGTCTTACCCTTGAATTTTTAGCCCGTAATGCTCAGAAGTTCGGTGGAGCGGCAGCTATTATTGGTGGCGTGATTGGAGATAAAATCAACCGTGAAAATTATAAAGGTGATTTTGCAGGGACTCCGGTTTTCCTGGGAACCAGCAATCCTGATTTTCATGTTCCGGTAGAAAGAGTATATGCTACAGCTAATATTTTAAGAGAAATGAATGCGGAGGTAACAGAAAAAGTATATGCCAATTTTGGACATTCTATTAACGAAGAAGAAATTGAAATAGCGAATTCAGTTATATTTAAATAG
- a CDS encoding Na+/H+ antiporter → MHEQLLLILGLLLLVMLLVMLAQRIKIAYPIFLVLAGLGISLIPGVPVLKLDPEIIFLIFLPPLLYEAAWYTSWNDFWKWKRPISLLAFGLVFLTSLVVAYTSQMLIPGFTLALGFLLGGIVSPPDAVAATTVLKGLKVPKRTLAILEGESLINDASSLIVFRFALAAVMTGAFSMHEATGQFFLVAGMGIVVGIAGAHIFYAIHRFLPTTPAIDAALTVMTPYILFLSAEHFHFSGVMAVVSGGLFMSFRAHEIFKTGTTRINMTGVWNTLIFVMNALVFVLIGLELPDIINGLGEISVMEGIKYGLVISLIVIVVRLLWIYPVAHLPRWFSEKARRDPSPGWKNPLIIGWAGMRGVVSLATALSIPVMMNSQAEFPMRNLIIFITFVVIFVTLVFQGLTLPLIIKLTKIGEIDHILPSHEQQAGIQMRLDKLAVHRLDNEYNEVLNSNSLLENLKNTLESDIKLHQNHLNSIEMCTNRQNDMAEYHKVMMDIFALQRKELFKMKREKLFSDDEIRKAESQLDLNELKITGNKHL, encoded by the coding sequence ATGCACGAACAATTACTTTTAATATTAGGACTTTTATTACTTGTTATGCTGCTGGTCATGCTGGCACAACGGATCAAAATTGCCTATCCTATCTTTCTGGTACTTGCCGGATTGGGGATCAGCCTTATTCCCGGAGTCCCTGTTTTAAAGCTGGATCCGGAGATTATATTTCTGATTTTCTTACCACCTCTTTTATACGAAGCAGCCTGGTACACTTCATGGAATGATTTCTGGAAATGGAAACGTCCCATCAGCTTGTTGGCATTTGGTTTGGTATTTCTTACATCTTTGGTTGTTGCTTACACTTCACAAATGCTGATTCCGGGATTTACGCTGGCTTTAGGCTTTTTATTGGGAGGAATTGTTTCGCCACCGGATGCAGTAGCAGCCACAACAGTTTTAAAAGGATTAAAAGTACCGAAACGTACCCTCGCTATACTGGAAGGAGAAAGTCTGATTAATGATGCCTCTTCACTGATCGTTTTCAGGTTTGCTCTGGCCGCTGTAATGACGGGTGCTTTCTCAATGCATGAAGCTACAGGACAGTTTTTTCTGGTAGCAGGAATGGGAATTGTCGTAGGAATTGCCGGAGCACATATTTTTTATGCCATTCACCGTTTTTTACCTACAACACCTGCTATTGATGCGGCACTTACCGTAATGACGCCATATATTTTATTTCTTTCTGCAGAACATTTTCATTTTTCGGGAGTGATGGCGGTAGTGAGCGGAGGATTGTTTATGTCTTTCCGTGCTCATGAGATTTTCAAAACCGGAACTACGAGAATCAATATGACAGGAGTCTGGAACACCCTGATTTTTGTGATGAATGCTTTGGTTTTTGTATTAATAGGTCTTGAACTTCCTGATATAATCAATGGATTGGGTGAAATTTCAGTAATGGAAGGTATCAAATATGGTTTGGTTATAAGTTTGATTGTCATTGTGGTACGTCTTTTATGGATCTATCCCGTAGCTCATCTTCCAAGATGGTTCAGTGAAAAAGCCCGTCGTGATCCGAGTCCGGGATGGAAAAACCCCTTGATTATAGGATGGGCAGGAATGAGAGGAGTGGTCTCACTGGCAACAGCACTGTCCATTCCGGTTATGATGAATTCGCAGGCTGAATTTCCTATGAGAAATCTGATCATTTTTATCACATTTGTCGTCATTTTTGTGACATTAGTGTTTCAGGGACTTACCCTGCCCTTGATCATTAAATTAACCAAAATAGGGGAGATCGATCATATTTTGCCTTCTCACGAACAGCAGGCCGGGATTCAGATGAGACTGGATAAGCTTGCTGTACATAGGCTTGATAACGAATACAATGAGGTGTTGAACAGCAATAGTCTCCTTGAAAATCTTAAAAATACGCTGGAAAGTGATATCAAACTTCACCAGAATCATCTCAATTCTATTGAAATGTGTACCAACAGGCAAAACGATATGGCCGAATATCATAAAGTGATGATGGATATATTTGCCTTACAGAGAAAAGAACTCTTTAAAATGAAACGCGAAAAACTTTTCAGTGATGACGAGATTCGAAAAGCAGAATCACAACTGGATCTGAATGAATTAAAAATTACAGGAAATAAACATTTGTAG
- the metI gene encoding methionine ABC transporter permease MetI, translating into MLSDTVIALLAKGTWETVYMTFLSGFFGFVLGLPVGIMLFLTRKGQLLENTTYHRGLSILVNIFRAIPFIILIVWMIPFTRILAGTSIGVNAALVPLSVGAAPFIARLVENSLIEVPHGLIETARALGASPLQIIRKVLLPEALPSLINNATITLITLVGYSAMGGAVGAGGLGQVGYQYGYIGYDIVIMNTVLILLVLLVFIIQFMGDRLSKRFDHR; encoded by the coding sequence ATGCTTAGTGATACGGTAATTGCCCTTTTGGCAAAAGGAACCTGGGAAACGGTTTACATGACATTTTTATCCGGATTCTTTGGATTTGTACTTGGACTTCCGGTAGGAATCATGTTATTTTTAACCAGAAAAGGACAACTGCTGGAAAATACCACCTACCATAGAGGATTATCTATTCTGGTTAATATTTTCCGTGCCATTCCCTTCATTATTCTGATTGTATGGATGATTCCTTTCACAAGAATTCTTGCAGGAACTTCTATTGGAGTAAATGCCGCTTTGGTTCCTCTAAGTGTGGGAGCTGCCCCTTTTATTGCAAGACTTGTAGAGAACAGCCTTATTGAGGTTCCACACGGCCTTATAGAGACGGCAAGAGCTTTGGGAGCTTCTCCATTACAGATTATCAGAAAAGTTTTGCTTCCTGAAGCACTTCCTTCATTAATCAATAATGCAACCATCACTTTGATCACCTTAGTAGGTTACTCTGCAATGGGTGGTGCTGTAGGAGCTGGCGGACTTGGACAGGTGGGTTACCAGTACGGATATATCGGATATGATATTGTAATTATGAATACCGTTTTGATTCTGCTTGTTCTTTTGGTTTTCATCATCCAGTTTATGGGCGACAGATTGTCAAAAAGATTTGATCACAGGTAG